One Vanessa cardui chromosome 4, ilVanCard2.1, whole genome shotgun sequence genomic window carries:
- the LOC124544488 gene encoding teneurin-m isoform X3 produces the protein MLRSTFDRPDHERCLLEGSRPPPDVPPRNPTMSRLNGRITGNPADLADFEPSCLVRTPSGNFYVPSGDIQKNPSMDYKSNSSCSSPGKQEKSTLERMDRSDRHPAFGAPVPVLPVRNNLRATHFPPAASRFHFRKGLSSRCSWKCTAIVFIVLFVLLLSIASYMSASYFTDNWSYQNAKPCSVLVGDTTDKFPTSKATTLESSNKSITRPHQSSTSSASVTVPTFGERNEVPTVKITPMNSEPTMPTHFNKPVTIDSTTKETKTINTENWGGSCECSCPICENTNSSDDYDDYLEKTTAFHKDVTILSTDYSSTESPSLTSNSYKTELTSEEITDMTSITPDLGTETKYFESETMDDRTTTDYITATSTESEIITSTEIPKCICPKLKPPPILILEGARTFPAQSFPPDGTTFKQITLGEKLSKEIPPYSYWNMQFYQSEAAYVKFDYMIPRGASIGVYARRNALPTHTQYHFLEVLSGFKARTTRASHPSVKKEVTHYMEQGHWFLSLYNDDGDAQEISFIAMVADDMTHNCPNGCSGKGECLMGHCQCQPGFGGDDCSESVCPVLCSQRGEYINGECQCNPGWKGKECSLRHDECEVPDCNGHGHCVNGKCSCVRGYKGKFCEEVDCPHPTCSGHGFCIEGACVCKKGWKGLDCATMDKDALQCLPDCSGHGTFDVDTQTCTCHARWSGDDCSKEVCDLDCGPHGRCVGESCVCDQGWTGEYCTSKLCDSRCSDHGQCKNGTCLCVSGWNGRHCTLEGCPRGCAGHGQCRVANDGHWECKCFDGWDGPDCTTLKEQICDDSKDNDKDGLVDCEDPECCQSAACKGSQLCVSSPKPTDILLRKQPPAITASFFERMKFLIDEGSLQNYAKQETFNESMFWNHFNTSRSAVIRGRVVTSLGSGLVGVRVSTSTPLEGFTLTREDGWFDLLVNGGGAVTLHFGRSPFKRSTQVVFVPWNEVVIIDEVMMTTSDEKGGVGPPQACLAHDYDAMKPVVLATWKHGFQGACPDKSAILAESQVVQESLQIPGTGLNLVYHSSRAAGYLSTIQLQLTPEKVPPTLALIHLRITIEGILFEKTFEADPVIKFTYPWNRLNVYRQRVYGVTTALVKVGYQYTDCKDIIWNVQTTKLSGHDMSISDVGGWNLDIHHRYNFHEGILQKGDGTNIYLKHKPRLIITTMGDGRQRALDCSNECSGSAVKQRLLAPVALVAAPDGSIFVGDFNLVRKINTDGTGRTIVKLNATRVSYRYHMALSPLDGTLYISDPESHQIIKVRNTDDYSDPERNWETVVGSGERCLPGDEAHCGDGALARDAKLSYPKGVAVSIDNVLYFADGTNIRMVDRDGIITTVIGNHMHRAHWKPIPCEGTLSVEEVHLRWPTELAINPLDNSLHIIDDHMILQMAPDGRVKVIAGRPLHCPSPLTGYDMELATYATLVMPQSVAFGAAGDLYVAESDSQRINRVRLITTDGKISLYAGAESKCNCLERGCDCFEADHFLASNSKFNTISAVTVSPDGIVHIADQANYRIRSVMASIPDASGAREYEIYAPDTQETYIFNRFGQHVMTKNILTGENNYVFTYTVNTSNGKLSTVTDAAGNKVFLLRDYSSLVNSIENTKGQKCRLKMSRMKMLQELRTPDNFNVTFDYHGTTGLLKAKYDSTGRSYIYKYDEFGRLTSAVTPTGRIINLTFDLSLKGATVLVSENNRKPVSILIKGSSVNTKVGEAEKKTIISTDGSISSSMPWGHVISTDTVPYTILSEIDPILGESYPVPAKQRTEVGGDLANRFEWRYFLRRLQSNKGKSSKAVAQIGRKLRVNGENLLTLEYDRDTSTVAVFMDDKVELLNVTYDRMARPVKWGPRSGIFAEVELDYDRFNRLTSWRWGDLNETYGYDRAGRLHEIRYGDGSSLAYSFRDMFTSLPLKVTTPRGSDYLLDYDDSGALQNLTTPRGHIHTFALMTSLGYFKYQYFSPMNRHPYEILYNDDGHILAKIFPHQSGKILYVYDSTGKLETILAGASAIRYVYHENTHLVKNVEITDPDYELRQDYKYHAGILKDEKMKFNSKSGLNNAHFKYQYDGNARLSTIDMNINSKEMPQLRLKYNQNLGILEGVSDLRIYRNTFNRSVMQDTSKQYFTITDYDDHGRIKTVLMNIKSFDVFRLELEYDVRNRIRSKKIMIGDTSSNERVSYNYDGHLMEVVGSEDDWKYVYDENGNIIGIIEHGEKRYLGYDIGDRVVQYGDIEFSSYDGRGFVIRRGEQKYRYNSRGQFVHAFERDKFQMWYYYDDRNRLVAWKDDKDNITQFFYTNPQSPNLITHMHYPKLEKTVRLLYDQRDFLTCIETEDQRFYVATDHNGSPLVVFDVNGEIIKEIKRSPFGKIVKDTNPGFYVPVDFQGGILDYNTNLVYLENRLYDPVVGQWMTPSWEHLATKLSLPTDIFIYRFRNNDPINRDQNVPYMTNLASWLRLYGYDLTKMMGAKYITDMIFQPKTSVTAPQLAPDFGVMSGLQCIIEKVNDKLSDIEFVPTPLLKMEPITRNLLPRVSYKRGVFGEGVLISRVDGKAFISVADGANSVVEDVITTVFNNSYFLDVHFSIHDQDVFYFVKDNSLKIRDDMEELRRLSGKFNVSQDETNDQGLEVRVHAVGKGSAQAVIVLRYGVDPAAERIKLLKHAHKRAAARAWEREKALVAAGWEGRGAWTEEEKEELISHGVVDGWAARDVHSVARFPQLADDPANVAFVRDARRKRRRSGRARHRS, from the exons GTTGTTTGCTAGAAGGTTCCCGGCCTCCGCCAGATGTTCCGCCGCGCAATCCTACCATGTCCCGTTTGAACGGCCGCATCACCGGCAACCCAGCTGACTTGGCCGACTTCGAGCCTTCGTGTCTTGTTCGCACACCGTCTGGAAACTTTTACGTGCCTTCAG GGGACATTCAAAAGAATCCGTCTATGGACTACAAATCGAATTCATCGTGTAGTAGTCCTGGAAAACAAGAAAAAAGTACATTAGAAAGGATGGATAGGAGTGACAGGCATCCTGCCTTCGGCGCTCCAGTGCCCGTCCTTCCTGTTAGAAATAATCTTAGAGCGACACACTTTCCCCCAGCAGCTTCACGTTTCCACTTTAGAAAGGGCCTCTCGTCAAGATGTTCTTGGAAGTGTACTGCTATAgtgtttatagttttatttgtcCTTCTATTATCTATTGCCTCTTATATGTCAG CTTCCTATTTCACTGACAACTGGTCATATCAAAACGCTAAACCATGTTCAGTATTAGTCGGTGATACAACGGATAAGTTCCCAACATCAAAAGCAACGACGCTTGAGTCTAGTAACAAATCTATAACGCGACCGCATCAGAGCTCAACGTCGTCTGCTTCAG TAACCGTTCCAACTTTTGGTGAAAGAAATGAGGTGCCAACCGTAAAAATCACACCTATGAACAGTGAACCAACAATGCCAACACATTTCAATAAACCAGTGACAATTGATAGTACgacaaaagaaacaaaaaccaTCAACACTGAAAATTGGGGAGGAAGCTGTGAATGCTCATGCCCCATTTGTGAAAACACTAATTCTtctgatgattatgatgattatttagaaaaaacaaCAGCTTTTCACAAAGATGTAACTATTCTCTCAACCGACTACAGCTCAACAGAAAGTCCAAGTCTAACGTCCAATAGTTATAAAACAGAATTAACATCAGAAGAGATAACGGATATGACATCAATCACACCAGATTTAGGAacggaaacaaaatattttgagtcAGAAACTATGGATGATCGAACAACAACAGATTACATAACAGCGACGTCAACTGAGTCTGAAATTATAACATCAACAGAAATTCCAAAATGCATTTGCCCTAAACTTAAGCCTCCACCGATCCTTATATTGGAAG GTGCGCGTACATTCCCAGCGCAGTCCTTTCCACCAGATGGAACGACgtttaaacaaataactttaGGTGAAAAATTATCAAAAGAAATCCCTCCATATAGCTATTGGAATATGCAGTTTTATCAATCCGAAGCAGCTTATGTTAAATTCGACTACATGATACCAAGGGGAGCGTCTATAGGTGTTTACGCCAGACGGAATGCTCTGCCAACGCATACTCAATATCACTTCTTAGAAGTCCTAAGCGGATTTAAAGCTCGAACCACCAGGGCTTCACAT cCGTCCGTTAAGAAAGAAGTAACGCACTATATGGAACAAGGTCACTGGTTTCTTTCTTTGTACAACGATGATGGAGATGCTCAGGAAATATCATTTATAGCAATGGTCGCTGATGACATGACACACAATTGTCCGAACGGATGTTCTGGTAAAGGTGAATGTCTCATGGGGCACTGCCAGTGTCAGCCTGGTTTTGGTGGAGACGATTGTAGCGaaa GCGTATGTCCAGTATTATGTAGTCAAAGAGGTGAATACATTAATGGTGAGTGCCAGTGCAACCCTGGCTGGAAAGGCAAAGAATGTTCCTTACGACACGACGAATGTGAAGTACCAGACTGTAATGGACATGGTCATTGTGTGAATGGAAAATGTTCTTGTGTTAGAGGCTACAAAGGAAAATTCTGTGAAGAGGTCGACTGCCCACATCCAACTTGTTCAGGTCACGGATTTTGCATCGAAGGTGCTTGTGTCTGTAAAAAAGGATGGAAGGGTTTGGACTGTGCTACTATGGATAAAGACGCCTTGCAATGCCTACCGGACTGTTCCGGACATGGTACCTTTGACGTTGATACTCAAACTTGCACTTGTCATGCTCGGTGGTCGGGCGATGACTGTTCAAAAG AGGTATGTGATCTGGATTGCGGACCACATGGAAGATGCGTTGGTGAATCGTGTGTTTGCGACCAAGGCTGGACAGGAGAGTATTGTACGTCGAAGCTCTGCGATTCCCGCTGCAGTGACCACGGACAGTGCAAGAACGGAACTTGTCTCTGTGTCTCTGGCTGGAATGGCAGGCACTGTACACTCGAAGGATGCCCCAGGGGCTGTGCTGGTCATGGTCAATGTAGGGTCGCGAATGATGGGCACTGGGAGTGCAAATGCTTCGATGGCTGGGACGGTCCAGACTGCACCACCCTTAAGGAACAAATTTGTGATGATTCCAAAGACAACGACAAAG ATGGTTTAGTCGACTGTGAAGATCCAGAATGCTGCCAAAGTGCCGCCTGCAAAGGTAGTCAGCTGTGTGTGTCCTCTCCCAAACCAACGGATATTCTTCTGAGAAAACAGCCGCCAGCGATCACAGCTTCCTTCTTCGAAAGGATGAAATTCCTTATCGACGAAGGTAGTCTGCAAAACTACGCTAAACAGGAAACATTTAATGAAAG TATGTTTTGGAACCACTTCAATACGAG CCGCTCAGCTGTAATCAGAGGTAGAGTGGTAACGTCACTCGGTTCTGGTTTGGTCGGAGTGAGAGTTTCCACTTCAACGCCATTGGAAGGATTTACGCTAACAAGAGAAGATGGATGGTTTGACCTTCTAGTAAATGGCGGCGGCGCTGTGACTCTTCACTTCGGAAGGTCACCCTTCAAGAGATCTACTCAAGTCGTGTTCGTGCCTTGGAATGAG GTGGTCATAATTGACGAGGTAATGATGACAACGTCGGACGAGAAAGGTGGTGTGGGCCCGCCGCAGGCGTGTCTCGCTCACGACTACGACGCGATGAAACCTGTCGTACTTGCCACTTGGAAGCACGGCTTCCAGGGCGCATGTCCCGATAAGAGCGCTATACTAGCTGAATCTCAG GTTGTTCAAGAAAGTTTGCAAATTCCTGGAACCGGTTTGAACTTGGTATATCACAGCTCAAGAGCTGCTGGTTACCTTTCTACTATTCAACTGCAGTTAACACCTGAAAAGGTACCGCCAACGTTAGCCTTAATCCATTTAAGAATAACCATTGAAGGCATTCTCTTTGAAAAGACCTTTGAAGCGGATCCAGTGATTAAATTCACATATCCTTGGAATAGATTGAACGTATACAGACAAAGGGTATATGGAGTTACCACAGCATTGGTGAAAGTTGGCTATCAGTATACTGATTGCAAGGATATTATCTGGAACGTACAGACTACTAAACTAAGCGGCCATGACATGAGCATCTCTGATGTTGGTGGGTGGAACTTGGATATACATCACAGATACAATTTCCATGaag GTATTCTCCAAAAAGGCGATGGCACAAATATCTACCTCAAGCATAAGCCTCGTCTCATAATCACGACCATGGGAGACGGTCGTCAACGTGCTTTAGATTGCAGTAACGAATGTTCTGGATCTGCAGTCAAACAGAGACTTCTTGCTCCAGTGGCTTTGGTTGCAGCCCCTGATGGATCCATCTTTGTAGGTGATTTCAACCTCGTGCGGAAGATTAATACAGACGGAACTGGTCGAACTATCGTCAAATTAAA TGCCACGCGCGTTTCATATCGCTACCATATGGCGCTATCACCTTTGGATGGTACTCTTTATATTTCCGATCCTGAGTCtcatcaaataattaaagttcGCAACACAGACGACTATAGCGATCCTGAAAGAAACTGGGAAACAGTGGTTGGCTCGGGAGAAAGATGTCTGCCAGGAGATGAGGCACATTGCGGTGATGGAGCATTAGCCAGAGATGCAAAACTATCATATCCTAAAGGCGTAGCTGTGTCAATTGACAACGTTCTGTATTTCGCTGATGGAACAAATATACGAATGGTTGACAGAGATGGTATTATAACAACTGTTATTGGTAATCACATGCACAGAGCGCACTGGAAACCAATACCATGTGAAGGGACTTTGAGCGTAGAAGAAGTACACTTACGCTGGCCTACAGAATTAGCAATCAATCCGCTGGATAATAGCTTGCATATAATTGACGATCATATGATTTTACAAATGGCCCCAGATGGAAGGGTCAAAGTAATAGCTGGAAGACCACTTCATTGTCCATCGCCATTAACAGGATATGACATGGAACTCGCCACTTATGCAACACTTGTAATGCCACAAAGTGTTGCTTTCGGCGCTGCCGGTGACCTTTACGTTGCCGAAAGTGACTCTCAGAGAATTAATAGAGTGCGGCTTATTACAACTGATGGAAAAATATCGCTTTATGCTGGCGCCGAATCAAAGTGCAATTGCTTAGAACGAGGTTGTGACTGTTTCGAAGCTGATCATTTCTTAGCTTCGAACTCGAAATTCAATACTATTTCAGCAGTCACGGTCAGCCCAGATGGTATCGTTCATATTGCAGATCAAGCTAATTATAGAATACGTTCTGTAATGGCGAGCATTCCAGATGCCAGTGGTGCCAGAGAATATGAAATTTACGCACCAGATACGCAAGAAACTTACATCTTCAATAGATTTGGCCAACATGTCATGACTAAAAACATCCTAACTggagaaaataattatgtatttacctATACTGTTAACACCAGTAATGGAAAGCTAAGTACTGTGACAGATGCCGCTGGAAACAAGGTATTCTTGTTACGTGATTATTCAAGCTTAgtaaattcaattgaaaatacAAAAGGACAAAAATGTAGACTTAAAATGTCACGTATGAAAATGCTTCAAGAATTACGAACACCCGATAATTTCAACGTAACTTTCGATTATCATGGCACTACAGGATTACTTAAAGCTAAATACGACAGCACAGGCAGGAGTTACATATACAAATACGACGAATTTGGCAGACTTACATCAGCGGTCACTCCTACTGGAAGAATAATAAACCTCACCTTCGATTTGAGTCTTAAAGGAGCAACGGTTCTTGTTAGTGAAAATAACAGAAAACCTGTTTCAATATTAATCAAAGGTTCCTCAGTTAATACCAAAGTTGGGGAAGCCGAAAAGAAAACGATTATTTCTACTGATGGCAGCATATCATCGAGCATGCCTTGGGGACATGTCATATCTACTGATACTGTTCCATACACAATTCTTTCAGAAATTGACCCGATTTTGGGAGAAAGTTATCCTGTCCCAGCCAAACAAAGAACCGAAGTTGGTGGAGATTTGGCCAACAGATTCGAGTGGCGCTACTTCTTGCGCCGATTACAATCTAATAAAGGAAAGAGTAGTAAAGCAGTTGCTCAAATAGGTCGTAAACTAAGAGTAAATGGAGAAAATCTTTTAACCCTGGAATATGATAGAGATACGTCTACTGTTGCAGTTTTTATGGACGACAAAGTAGAACTATTGAATGTTACTTATGATAGAATGGCAAGGCCGGTGAAGTGGGGTCCACGAAGCGGTATATTTGCTGAAGTTGAACTTGACTACGATCGATTCAATAGACTCACTAGTTGGCGATGGGGAGACCTAAATGAGACATATGGATATGACAGAGCCGGAAGATTGCATGAAATTCGCTATGGAGATGGATCTTCCTTAGCATATTCCTTTAGAGATATGTTCACAAGCTTACCACTGAAAGTCACGACACCAAGAGGTAGTGATTACCTTCTTGACTACGATGATTCTGGTGCTCTTCAAAATTTGACTACACCCAGAGGTCATATCCATACGTTTGCTCTTATGACGTCATTAggctattttaaatatcaatacttcTCGCCAATGAACAGACATCCATACGAAATACTTTACAATGACGATGGTCACATATTAGCAAAAATATTCCCCCATCAGTCTGGAAAAATTCTTTACGTATACGATAGCACCGGAAAATTAGAAACTATTCTTGCGGGTGCTTCGGCTATTAGGTACGTCTATCATGAAAATACTCATCTTGTTAAAAATGTAGAAATTACAGACCCTGATTATGAACTACGGCAGGATTATAAATACCACGCTGGTATTCTTAAAGACGAGAAAATGAAATTTAACTCCAAGAGTGGACTCAACAACGCTCACTTTAAATACCAATATGATGGCAATGCAAGACTTTCCACAATTGATATGAACATCAACAGTAAAGAGATGCCTCAATTAAGACTGAAATATAACCAAAACCTGGGTATTCTTGAAGGAGTAAGTGACTTAAGAATCTATAGAAATACTTTCAATCGTTCTGTTATGCAAGACACGAGCAAACAATACTTTACGATCACTGATTACGATGACCACGGCAGAATCAAAACAGTTCTAATGAACATTAAGTCTTTCGACGTATTCCGCCTTGAACTGGAatatgatgtaaggaatagaatAAGATCGAAGAAAATAATGATCGGTGATACATCATCAAACGAACGAGTAAGTTATAATTACGACGGCCACCTAATGGAAGTGGTCGGATCCGAAGACGACTGGAAGTACGTTTACGATGAGAACGGTAACATCATTGGTATAATAGAACATGGAGAGAAACGATACCTTGGATATGATATCGGTGACAGAGTCGTTCAGTACGGAGATATTGAATTTAGCAGCTACGATGGCCGAGGTTTTGTAATAAGACGAGGAGAACAAAAATACAGATACAATTCTCGAGGACAATTCGTTCATGCGTTTGAGAGGGACAAATTCCAAATGTGGTACTATTATGACGACAGGAACAGATTGGTTGCTTGGAAAGACGATAAAGATAATATCACACAGTTCTTCTATACAAATCCACAATCTCCTAATCTTATTACACATATGCATTACCCGAAACTTGAAAAGACAGTAAGGCTTTTGTATGATCAGAGAGACTTCCTTACATGTATTGAAACCGAAGACCAACGTTTCTACGTAGCCACCGATCACAATGGATCGCCACTGGTCGTGTTTGATGTAAACGGCGAAATTATCAAAGAAATTAAACGCAGTCCGTTTGGTAAAATCGTTAAAGACACCAACCCTGGATTCTACGTGCCAGTTGACTTCCAAGGTGGTATATTAGACTACAATACTAATTTGGTGTATTTGGAAAATCGATTATATGATCCTGTGGTTGGACAATGGATGACGCCAAGCTGGGAGCATCTTGCAACTAAACTAAGCCTGCCTACAGACATATTCATCTACAGGTTTAGAAACAATGATCCTATAAATCGAGACCAGAACGTTCCGTATATGACTAATTTAGCGAGTTGGCTACGATTGTACGGATATGATCTGACTAAGATGATGGGAGCTAAATATATAACGGACATGATATTCCAGCCGAAGACATCAGTAACAGCACCTCAGCTTGCTCCCGATTTTGGTGTTATGTCCGGTCTACAGTGTATCATTGAAAag gtAAACGATAAACTGTCAGATATCGAATTCGTACCAACGCCGCTTTTGAAGATGGAGCCAATAACGAGGAATTTGCTGCCAAGAGTATCTTACAAACGTGGTGTTTTCGGCGAAGGCGTTCTCATATCCAGAGTAGATGGAAAAGCATTTATAAGTGTGGCAGATGGCGCTAACAGCGTCGTCGAGGATGTGATAACGACCGTATTCAATAACTCTTATTTCCTGGACGTCCACTTCAGTATACACGATCAGGATGTTTTCTACTTCGTCAAGGATAATTCACTGAAAATCAGAGATGACATGGAGGAACTGAGACGGTTGTCCGGCAAATTCAATGTATCGCAAGACGAAACTAACGACCAAGGGCTAGAG GTCCGAGTACATGCGGTTGGCAAGGGTTCGGCGCAAGCGGTCATTGTGCTGCGATACGGCGTCGACCCGGCGGCGGAGCGCATCAAGCTGCTGAAGCACGCACACaagcgggcggcggcgcgcgcgtgGGAGCGCGAGAAAGCGCTGGTGGCGGCGGGCTGGGAGGGGCGCGGCGCGTGGACGGAGGAGGAGAAGGAGGAGCTGATCTCGCACGGCGTGGTCGACGGCTGGGCGGCGCGCGACGTGCACTCGGTGGCGCGCTTCCCGCAGCTCGCCGACGACCCCGCCAACGTGGCGTTCGTGCGCGACGCGCGCCGCAAGCGCCGGCGCAGCGGCCGCGCGCGCCACCGCTCGTGA